GCACAGTTAGCCGCCAGCACGCGGGCGACGTCGGCTGAGGTACCGTGATTGAGAAAGATCGTTTCAAGCAGTTGCGTCAGCGCTTGCAGTGACAAAGTAGATGAAGCAGTTGCGGAAACAGCATCGTGTGGCGCAGACATCTGAAGCTCCAGACTGATTATTGGAGGGAACAACAGCGTACGAACAACCGCATCCTGATTAACCATGCCCGCCCGGTGCTGTGTCAACCCTAGCGTCGGCGATGGGCATGCCAGCACACTTTGCCGTCGTCCGTGCCATAACCATGTACCACCTGCGCCGCTTCGTTGACCCGCAGTCTTGAGCTTTCATCTTTCGGCGCCTGTGCGCTTTGCTCGAGACTTGACGATGACTGCCACCGCACCGCTGTTGTTTCCGGAAACCCTGAATTCGCCTGGCCTGTGGAAAGCTCTGGGCAAAACCCACGGTCTATCGGAGAAGGATTTCAGATGGCTTGGGCACCTTTCCCTGGCGACCCACACTCTGCGCAGTGAACAAACACCGGCCATGCTCGCCGAGCGCGTTCTGGTCAATGTTGATCAAGCGGCACCGGTACCACTCGCCGGCGCCTTCGTTCTTAGTGCCACTCCCGACGAACACGCCCATATCCTCTACACCCCCTATGCAGGCATCAAGAAATACGACAGCCGCGCCAGCCTGAAAACCGCCCTGCAAAAACTCCTCGAGGAGGCTGACGAAGACGACGATCTGCTGGCCTTTGTCGCGTTCTCGCAGCGCCGCCGAATAGTCGAGGCGAAAACCCTCACGCTGTCCTTCGAGACCATCGACGGCGAAGTTTTCGAGATGCAAAAAGACGCGCTGATACAGGCACGGCAAATCAATGCCCAGGCGCTGATGGACGAATTGACGCAGCTTCCGTCGCTGGACACCCTGCTGAATCAATGCCTGGATACATGGCTGCAGGCCGAGTTTGGCCAACTTGCCCATCGCCACAGCCGGGTGAGCTTCTACACGCTGCCGGAACCGGACAGCGAATCCGGTGAAACGAACGCGCGTTACTGGCTCGACTCCATGAGTCTGAGTGAGGCGCTGCTGAGGTTTTATCGCACTGCGCAATGGCCGGCGAACCAGCAACACGAATTTTCCAATCCGGGCAAAACACCCCACGAAGATGATCAGGAGAAATGGGGAAAGGCCGTGGTGCATATTTGCAGCAAGCTCCCCGTTCTGCTGTTCGAACAACTCGAAGCGTTCTGGGATGCCCCGTGTGCCGATGGCTCACCACGCCGTCTGTTATTCGCCAATGCCTTGACCAGCCAGGCCCGCACCGAGCTGTTGCTCAAGCGCGAAGCGCAGATCATCAGCGCAGACCAGTTCGACACGCTGCATCTGATCGTCAGACCGATTGCCGGCAGTCGCCGCCCGACGATAGAAACGCTGCAGGTCTGGGAGCATGAGGCCAACTACATCGAACCCGCCGGCTCGCTGATGCTTGGTGACGTCAACGCCTTCCTGTACACCCCGTCCTCGGGGCTGTAACGGCTCACGGATTACGCAGACCTCAAGGACACGGTGCTGAGCAAGTTCAGCCAACCGGGGCACGAAGATGAAATGTACGCCCTGCTGAGCCTGGAAGAGCGCCTGCGCTATCAGAGTTTCGAACAACCGAGCGTGCGCGGGGAAATGGTCGGAGGGGAAATTTTCAAGGTGCTGTTTGAGTTCATTCTCACCAAGCAGCGGCAGAATATTTTGTATGCCTTGCAGGTATTCCGGCATAGCGAGGGGGCTGTAGACATTGACGCCTTATGTGATCAGGCGCTGGATATTCGCGCGATGATTCATGAACAACTGCTGAGCCTCGACAGCAACGGCCGCTGGAGTACCCGTCCGGTGATTGCCAGCAATCAACAGCCATCCAGCGTGCTTGCCGACGCCGCCCTGCTGGCCAGCAAAACCTGTGACAGCATCGCCGCACCTCTTGACAACGAATTCAGCGCCCAGCCCACTGCGACACAAAGCGAGCAGCGCACCTACCTGCAAAACCTCAAGGCAAAGTGGGTGGATGCTTTATCGATGGGCATTCGCACCGAAGCACGAATGAGGCACATGCAAGGCAGTTTCGCCGCGTGCGACAAAGCCATCGTTGACACCGTTTTCAATTCCACTGACCGCAGCCGACGGGAGCGCAAGGCGCTCAATGGTTTTCGTCCCGATGCTTATGCGATCACCCTTCAAGTCCCCGGCGAACAGTCATTGATGCCTCTGGCTGGTTGTTTCCTGTTGACGGAACGGGGTGGGCTCGATGACCGGCATTCCGGCCGGGTACTGACGTGGACACCCGCCCTGGGGCTGGAAGCTTTCGACCATTTGAGTAGTGCGCGCCTGGCGTTGAGCCGCCTGCTTGAAGACAGTGCCAAGCGCCAGGTGCTATTGGAAAATCTGCCCCCCGCCCAATGGCGTCAGGCCCGGAATTACCAACTCGGGCCCTTTCGACTGATCGAGGACGACCTGCTGGGCAACCGTATCGAATCGGCCATCAGCCATACGTTGGCGCACTCGGAATACTTGCGCGGACGCATCACTGACTCGAACAAACTGGCCGCGGCTCTGAAACGGCTGACGCGCACGGCCGACTTCACCAATCTGCTGCGCGCTGCTGCAGTTTCGAGGGCTATTCACCAACAGCAAACGCTGCCCGCGTGGCTCGGCATGGCGCCCGTCAAAGAGCAGCAATTGCATCTTGAACTGCTGGAGCAATGGCACAACAACGTCAGCGACAACAAGGATTACCTTGACGGCGTTCCCGACTTGCCCGGGTACATCAAACAACGCCTTAAAACGTTGCTCAACGCACGGTTTCCCGGGAACAGTCTGGATCCGGAACTGATCGAAATCACCCCCGTTCTGGCGCTCGCAGGGCCGACACGCAGCCTGACCGAGTTTGCTCTGGATCACATCAATGTCAGTCAGGGCACCGGTTTCAACATTGCCGTGAAAACCTTGAAAGCGTTGCCCGCCGGCCTGGATCAACAGGCGGTAAAGCAATTGCTGCTGTCGCTGAACATCGCGTCGACCTATGCGACGAAAGTGCTTGAGAAATTATCCGACACAGGCGCTGACGGAACAGCCCGAAAACAGCGCTTTACCAGGCAATTACCGTGGCAACTGTTGCAACATGCCCACGGATTGAAACTGCAACGACAACTGTCCGAGACTGCATTCGACTTTATCTGCCAGGTGCTGGACATCCCCGACGGCATTGCCCGCGCCACAGTCTCTGGTGCCGATGCCGTCGTCTCGCCCTTGGCATTGATCAAGACCTCAGGCGCCGAGGTCGTGAAGTCGCTGGGGCTGTATGTTTTTGGCCCGGGCAACGGGCAAAAAGGTCCGTCAGTCCTGTTCGCGCCTTACTCCGACACGGTTTTTCACGAGTTTGAAAACCCCACAAAACTTATCGCCGCGTTGAACACTCCCGGGGCCTTGCAGGAGCTGCTGCTACGGCGTTTACCGGTAACGCACCAGGCCGGGTTCCGTAGCCTGTTGCAGTCCACTGTCGGTGAAACCAGTGAAATGACCCTGGTCACGCAGGCGATTACAGGCAACTTGTTTGAGCAACTGTTCGCCGACAACCGCAGCCTGCTCAAGCAATTTCTCGGCAGTCAGGCGCAGAGCACCGCGCAAGCGGACTGGGAGGCGGCGAAGCATGTATTCAGTGAGGGAGTGCAACGGGTAGCCGGATTATTGCCCGGCAAACTGGCTTATGTGCCGTTCCTTTGGCAGGCCTATAAAGACTTCAAGGCCTCGGCGGAAAACCTGCAGAACCATCACTGGAAACGCGCTTTGCGGTCATTCATCGATGGCGCGGTGGAAATGGTCAGCCTCGGGCGACTGGCGCTGGAGGACAATTCGCCGAAGCCAGCATCCACAGAGTCGCCCGCAGAATCGCTTGAAGAGTCGCCCAAAGAGCCGCCCACAGAAGAGGCGAAGAAAACGCCCGAGAAGGACCCGGAAAAATTCACCCCCTCTTGGAAGAACATCAGCCCCACTGCGCCGGCGCGGACTCAATTACAGTCTTTTGAAGCCCAGGACGTCGCCCTCAAGGATCTGCGCCACAACGCCAGCAAAGGCACCTACCTCGACGCAACCGACAAAAAAACCTACGCCGCGATTGATGGCAAGGTTCTGCGCGTGAAGAAAAACGGTGCCGCCCTGCATATGTACGATGGCCAGACGTTCGGCCCGGGCCTGTGCAAGAAAGACAACGTGCTGGTGCTGGATCCCAACGTACGCGCCATCCGTGCAGGTAAAGTCCTGTCGACCTTCGGGCGGCGGAAAAAAGCCAGCCCTGAGGCGCGCGAGGCGCTGAACATTCAAGCGCAAGGCATGAAAGAGATTCGTCGCAAACATCCGCTAAGGGCGTGGATGCTGGTGCAGGCGATCGACGTCGCCCGCTTTTACGCGTTCAACAGTTTGCATAATCTCGCGCAGCTGAAAAACAAGGTCAGCAATCCCCGGCTGGAAACCTTCCTCAAATCCTTTTTCGATGTGCCCACGGTGGACGCCGACCTGCTGGGCAACATTCACAATGCGATCGTACCGATCTGCAACGCATTGGTGGATCCGACCGAAGACCTGATGAATACCGATCGTTTCGTCATCGGCACCAACAAATACCCTGAGGGCCGAATGTCAGCCTTCGTACTCGATGGCGATCCTGAGAGGAAGGTCCACTTCTCCGAGCTGTTTTTCGAACCGCACCTGGACTGGTACAAGACCGGAACAACCGAACCGTTCAACGTCGACGGGCACGCCCAGGCCGCGCTGCTGATCCATGAGTTTGCCCACATTGTGAGCAACGCCATCGATATCACCATGGTCGAATCGCGCCGACCATTCGCCGACCTGATTTCGGTGACAACGCCGCAAGGCCAGGAATTGAAGCAGGCGCAGCAGGCATTTCAACGTGAGGCCTTGTCATTGGCCACGCCCCGAGAACAGTTGTTCGGGCGCTGGGACAGTGAAGATGAAGACTGGGTTGGCCTGGACCAGATTGAAGGCCTGGATGCGTCGTCCGCCTGCAAAGGCATTCTGAAAGCCACTTCAAGCCTGACGCTGGCCGAAGCACGCAATGCCTTTCTCGACCAGAACAAAGCGCAGGCGCGGATCAAAACGATCCTGATCAACGCTGACTCGCTGGCGATGCTGATTTGCGAAATGGGCCGAAAACTCGACGGGTGATTGCTGCGACAGGCAAAAAAATGCGCAGCCTCAAGCTGCGCATGTTGCTGAAAGCACCGGGGCGATCAGTCTTTCTGATCGCGCAATACGTTGCCCGACGCGCCATCGATGCGGAATTCATACACGACACCATCGGCCTTGCGCCCTTCGCCTTCCCAATAACCATCGTTGTCGGCGCCGATCTCGTACACTTCAACGTAGCCAGCCTTGGTTTTGGCGACTTCGATGGCCTTTTCGATGCTGAGCCACCCGGCACCCGGCTTATCGGCCAATGCCGCGCCTGCACTGAACAAACCGGCCGCGGCCACCAGGGCTACAAAAGTTTTCTTGATCATTTTTTCACTCCATTTGTGGATAGTGGTCTTTGACGTCCTGTTTTTTGGGCGCTGACGATGAAAATAAGTTCACTTTGATGGGTAAATGCCATGACGGTTGTTCTCGGCGGAGACTGTCCGAGGTTAGAATGCGCGAAATCAGGACGAGTCGATGACCCAAGACATTCTTTCGGAAGCTGAATACGATGCCATCACCGATGCGGCCGCGCATTGGTGCATGCGTCTGCACGCCGTCGATTGTTCTGCCGCGGAACGGCTGGAGTTCGAACGATGGTATGACGCGCATCCTCTGCATGCGTTCGAGTACGAGGCCATGCTGGAAATCTGGGACGTCGCCGAGCACTTGCCGCGGCCAGATACCGGCGCGCCGCTGACGTCGCCGAATGCAAACAACCTGCAATTGCCGATCGGCAAACCCCAGCGCTCGTGGCGCCAGTACGTGGTCACGGCGGGCATCTGCGCGCTCGCCCTGCCTCTGGCGGCCTACGCCGGCTGGCAGCTCAACTTGTTGCCTGACAGTTACGAACATTTCGAGGCTACCGACAATGTTCGCCACGTCACGCTTGAAGACGGCAGCCAGCTCGAACTGAACCTCAACACCGAGCTGAGCTTCAGCAACTACAAGGATGAGCGCCGCGTCACCCTGAACAAAGGCGAGGCGTTCTTTACCGTCAGTCACAACACTCGTCATCCTTTCATTGTCCGTGCGGGCGAAGGCAGGATTCGCGTGACCGGTACCCGCTTCAATGTCTGGATGTATGAGGATCAGGTGCGCGTGAACCTGATCGAAGGCTCGGTGCTCGTCACCAGCAATGCCGGAACCCCCGGTGACGGCGTGCGACTCGGCCCTTCGATGCAAGCGCGTTACAAGCGCGGCGATTACATGCCGCAGATCAACCAAACCTATCCCAACGACAATTCTCTGGCCTGGCGCAGCGGCAAACTGGTGCTGGACAATCTTGCACTGCACGATGCGCTGCCCCTGATCAATCGCTATCTGGACAAGCCGTTGATGCTGGCTGACAACAGCACCGGTGCGATCCGTGTGGGGGGCATCTACAACATCAAAGAGCTGAATAACCTGGTCAATACATTGCCCAAGGTGTTGCCGGTTTATCTGACCCGCAACAAGGAAGGCAGCCCGGTAATCAACTCGATGCCGCAACAACCAACGAAAAACTGAAGGCCGCGCCTCTTGCGAGGAGCGGCCTTCGTTTTGCTGCCAGTTGTGCGCGCTTACTGCGCCGCCATTTGCCCTTTCCCGTTCACAACCTCGCGCACTGTCTGCAGTTGATACTGTGGGTCAGCCTTGATCTGCTGCTCGGTGAACGGCAGCACGCTCCACTGTTTCTTCGAAAACGCTTCAGTCTGATCGCGCGCATATTTCGATGCCGGATCACTGGACAGCGAAAACGCCAGCAAGCCCTGTGCATGCGGCCCCTTGTCATCGAACGTCACCACCTGCAGATAGCTGGTGCCGCTGACGACTTCCAGTTTGCCGTCTTCACGCGGCACATTCTGGATCGCGTTGTAGATGCCCAAGGTGCCGGGCCCGCCATGAATCGGCGTCTGCTGGCCGCCGCTGCTGACCACCTGAATGTCACCCCATCGCGTGCCAGACTTGAGGCCCATTTTCGCTGTCGTTGTCGCTGATGCCAGCATCGCATCGCGCACCACCTTACTCACCGCCGGCTGCTCAACGGCGAGGCCACGCGGTGTGTTTTGCGCATCGTTGGCATCGAATGCCACACGCCAGACGTCGGGCGCTTCCTGCAAGGCTTGCATGATGTTCTGGAAATGCACCAGACCCGGGCCGGCATCCAGATTGGCCCGGCCATCCCACTGTTTGAGACTCACACAAACCGGTTTCAATGCCTGCGCGTCGGCACCCAGATCCGTGGCGCAAAATTTCAGCAGATCCGGCAT
This window of the Pseudomonas fluorescens genome carries:
- a CDS encoding dermonecrotic toxin domain-containing protein is translated as MYALLSLEERLRYQSFEQPSVRGEMVGGEIFKVLFEFILTKQRQNILYALQVFRHSEGAVDIDALCDQALDIRAMIHEQLLSLDSNGRWSTRPVIASNQQPSSVLADAALLASKTCDSIAAPLDNEFSAQPTATQSEQRTYLQNLKAKWVDALSMGIRTEARMRHMQGSFAACDKAIVDTVFNSTDRSRRERKALNGFRPDAYAITLQVPGEQSLMPLAGCFLLTERGGLDDRHSGRVLTWTPALGLEAFDHLSSARLALSRLLEDSAKRQVLLENLPPAQWRQARNYQLGPFRLIEDDLLGNRIESAISHTLAHSEYLRGRITDSNKLAAALKRLTRTADFTNLLRAAAVSRAIHQQQTLPAWLGMAPVKEQQLHLELLEQWHNNVSDNKDYLDGVPDLPGYIKQRLKTLLNARFPGNSLDPELIEITPVLALAGPTRSLTEFALDHINVSQGTGFNIAVKTLKALPAGLDQQAVKQLLLSLNIASTYATKVLEKLSDTGADGTARKQRFTRQLPWQLLQHAHGLKLQRQLSETAFDFICQVLDIPDGIARATVSGADAVVSPLALIKTSGAEVVKSLGLYVFGPGNGQKGPSVLFAPYSDTVFHEFENPTKLIAALNTPGALQELLLRRLPVTHQAGFRSLLQSTVGETSEMTLVTQAITGNLFEQLFADNRSLLKQFLGSQAQSTAQADWEAAKHVFSEGVQRVAGLLPGKLAYVPFLWQAYKDFKASAENLQNHHWKRALRSFIDGAVEMVSLGRLALEDNSPKPASTESPAESLEESPKEPPTEEAKKTPEKDPEKFTPSWKNISPTAPARTQLQSFEAQDVALKDLRHNASKGTYLDATDKKTYAAIDGKVLRVKKNGAALHMYDGQTFGPGLCKKDNVLVLDPNVRAIRAGKVLSTFGRRKKASPEAREALNIQAQGMKEIRRKHPLRAWMLVQAIDVARFYAFNSLHNLAQLKNKVSNPRLETFLKSFFDVPTVDADLLGNIHNAIVPICNALVDPTEDLMNTDRFVIGTNKYPEGRMSAFVLDGDPERKVHFSELFFEPHLDWYKTGTTEPFNVDGHAQAALLIHEFAHIVSNAIDITMVESRRPFADLISVTTPQGQELKQAQQAFQREALSLATPREQLFGRWDSEDEDWVGLDQIEGLDASSACKGILKATSSLTLAEARNAFLDQNKAQARIKTILINADSLAMLICEMGRKLDG
- a CDS encoding PepSY domain-containing protein; the encoded protein is MIKKTFVALVAAAGLFSAGAALADKPGAGWLSIEKAIEVAKTKAGYVEVYEIGADNDGYWEGEGRKADGVVYEFRIDGASGNVLRDQKD
- a CDS encoding FecR family protein, which produces MTQDILSEAEYDAITDAAAHWCMRLHAVDCSAAERLEFERWYDAHPLHAFEYEAMLEIWDVAEHLPRPDTGAPLTSPNANNLQLPIGKPQRSWRQYVVTAGICALALPLAAYAGWQLNLLPDSYEHFEATDNVRHVTLEDGSQLELNLNTELSFSNYKDERRVTLNKGEAFFTVSHNTRHPFIVRAGEGRIRVTGTRFNVWMYEDQVRVNLIEGSVLVTSNAGTPGDGVRLGPSMQARYKRGDYMPQINQTYPNDNSLAWRSGKLVLDNLALHDALPLINRYLDKPLMLADNSTGAIRVGGIYNIKELNNLVNTLPKVLPVYLTRNKEGSPVINSMPQQPTKN